Proteins encoded within one genomic window of Polypterus senegalus isolate Bchr_013 chromosome 6, ASM1683550v1, whole genome shotgun sequence:
- the tmem248 gene encoding transmembrane protein 248 produces MVYLTGAVLSFNPLENLKTYITNRPPLVIFMISVSTVAIAFLTIGYFFKIKEIKSPEMTEDWNTFLLRFNELDFCISENETLKHGLNESTTPESTVTSVQGRLSTQAPSLLEDPGPINISVPITLTLDPLRPFGGYSRNITHLSASVLGHQVSLTGREAHEELNITFTLPAAWNSDDCVLHGHCDQVVFSTCMTITAANSVFPVTVQPPHCIPETYSNATVWYKIFTTARDANTKYTQDYNPFWCYKGAIGKVYHALNPKLTVIVPDDDRSLINLHLMHTSYFLFVMVITMFCYAVIKGRPGKVRQSSSDFCPEKVALSEA; encoded by the exons GTGTACTTGACTGGAGCAGTCCTCAGCTTTAACCCGCTGGAGAACCTAAAGACTTACATTACCAATCGTCCCCCACTGGTCATTTTTATGATCAGTGTTAGCACAGTGGCAATAGCATTTTTAACCATTGGctactttttcaaaataaaggAAATCAAATCACCTGAGATGACAGAG GACTGGAATACCTTTCTCTTAAGATTCAATGAACTTGATTTCTGCATTTCTGAAAATGAAACCCTAAAGCATGGTCTGAATGAGTCGACCACACCAGAGAGCACAGTAACAAGTGTACAGGGCAGATTAAGCACACAGGCCCCATCTCTTCTTGAGGACCCAGGACCTATCAATATCTCTGTACCCATCACCCTCACACTTGATCCCTTGCGACCTTTTGGAGGATACTCTCGCAATATCACTCACCTTAGTGCTTCTGTACTTGGTCATCAAGTCAGCCTTACAG GTCGAGAGGCCCATGAAGAGCTGAATATTACTTTCACATTGCCTGCAGCATGGAACTCTGATGATTGCGTCCTTCATGGACACTGTGATCAAGTAGTATTTAGCACCTGCATGACCATCACAGCAGCAAACAGTGTCTTCCCAGTTACCGT cCAGCCTCCCCACTGTATTCCTGAGACATACAGCAATGCCACAGTTTGGTACAAGATTTTCACTACTGCAAGAGATGCCAATACCAAATACACTCAAGATTACAACCCCTTCTGGTGTTACAAGGGAGCCATTGGGAAAGTGTACCATGCCCTGAACCCCAAGCTTACTGTCATTGTTCCAGAT GATGACAGGTCCTTGATAAACCTGCACTTGATGCATACCAGCTACTTCCTATTTGTGATGGTCATTACAATGTTCTGCTATGCAGTTATCAAAGGACGGCCTGGCAAAGTACGACAGAGCAGTTCAGATTTCTGTCCTGAAAAG GTAGCTTTGTCAGAAGCCTAA